A portion of the Actomonas aquatica genome contains these proteins:
- a CDS encoding SufE family protein has product MTVAQRQQSVVEAYALIENKQERLGAIVDTARTLPPFSESERIAEHLVPGCTSRVWLRAELRDDTCHFTTDCDSPMVKGLVHLICECCEGLPPAEVARAEISVIEALGLWRDLSGTRQNGLRAVAQRIRQHAVAFAAA; this is encoded by the coding sequence ATGACCGTCGCCCAACGCCAACAGTCCGTCGTCGAAGCCTACGCCCTGATCGAAAACAAACAGGAACGCCTCGGCGCAATCGTCGACACCGCCCGCACGCTCCCGCCCTTTTCCGAGAGCGAACGCATCGCCGAGCATCTCGTGCCCGGCTGCACCTCCCGCGTTTGGCTGCGCGCCGAGCTCCGCGACGACACCTGCCACTTCACCACCGATTGCGACTCCCCCATGGTCAAAGGGCTCGTTCACCTCATCTGCGAGTGCTGCGAGGGCCTGCCCCCCGCCGAGGTTGCCCGCGCCGAGATCAGCGTCATCGAAGCCCTCGGCCTCTGGCGCGACCTCTCCGGCACCCGCCAAAACGGCCTGCGCGCCGTCGCCCAACGCATCCGCCAACACGCCGTCGCCTTCGCCGCCGCGTAG
- a CDS encoding TatD family hydrolase: protein MLFDAHNHLHFAELTPHFDAILDDLQAIGLAGAVVNGTHPDDDWADVNALADRYDWVLPSYGIHPWDVGQRPSDWQDKFTRQLSASPRSPVGEIGIDRWMTDSARPDHPLLQDVVRAPYAEQVEVFTWQLRWAAAHDRPATIHCLQAWGPLLEILRSSPLPARGFLLHAYGGSADMVPAFAELGAYFSYNTSFIDPRRAKTHAAFRSVPRDRLLVETDAPATPPPEPPYLLPSPTAGSRPLNHPANLVAAYAHLAQLRDHPLPDLTAQISANYHRLFLAL, encoded by the coding sequence GTGCTGTTCGACGCTCACAACCACCTCCACTTCGCCGAACTCACCCCACACTTCGACGCCATCCTCGACGACCTGCAGGCCATCGGCCTCGCCGGCGCCGTCGTCAACGGCACCCACCCCGACGACGACTGGGCCGACGTCAACGCGCTCGCCGATCGTTACGACTGGGTCCTGCCCAGCTACGGCATTCACCCCTGGGACGTCGGCCAACGCCCCTCCGACTGGCAGGACAAATTCACCCGCCAACTCTCCGCGTCACCACGCTCGCCCGTCGGCGAGATCGGCATCGATCGTTGGATGACCGACTCCGCGCGCCCCGATCACCCCCTCCTGCAGGACGTCGTGCGCGCCCCCTATGCGGAGCAGGTGGAGGTCTTTACCTGGCAACTCCGCTGGGCCGCCGCCCACGACCGGCCCGCCACCATCCACTGCCTCCAAGCCTGGGGTCCGCTCCTCGAGATCCTGCGCTCCTCTCCGCTCCCCGCCCGCGGCTTCCTGCTCCACGCCTACGGAGGCTCTGCCGACATGGTGCCTGCTTTCGCCGAGCTCGGGGCCTACTTTTCTTACAACACCTCCTTCATCGATCCGCGTCGCGCCAAGACTCACGCCGCCTTCCGATCCGTGCCACGCGACCGCCTCCTCGTCGAAACCGACGCCCCGGCGACCCCGCCGCCGGAGCCGCCCTACCTCCTGCCCTCGCCCACCGCCGGCAGCCGGCCACTCAACCACCCCGCCAATCTTGTCGCCGCCTACGCCCATCTGGCCCAACTCCGCGACCACCCCCTGCCCGACCTGACTGCGCAGATTTCAGCAAATTACCACCGCCTATTTCTTGCACTCTAG